One segment of Trichoplusia ni isolate ovarian cell line Hi5 chromosome 20 unlocalized genomic scaffold, tn1 tig00002203_group19, whole genome shotgun sequence DNA contains the following:
- the LOC113506603 gene encoding trypsin-like → MYWISIILLVLSSEDSCESESPLRILHGRNAQDGEFPFVVVLLKRESVEDAISTESGYPVGRQCTGSAISEFWALTAAHCIEKKSSPASYYVWHTNFTSATAIRKLSSSVQKIFIHPAYSKLVKPDRSTEDFLKNDISLLFVDKMTLASYGRLLAVDHLTLIGLPATYVGGGDTGSTKPGDDQLRPLQVGEGGIQPCSKTSEASYFICVAPKCDFLEQKLFFGDTGGPLLYNGRIIGVLSLLDQFNSLFAAISPHLN, encoded by the coding sequence ATGTATTGGATTAGTATTATATTGCTTGTATTAAGCTCGGAAGACAGTTGTGAGTCTGAGTCCCCTCTGCGGATTCTTCACGGCCGGAATGCTCAAGATGGAGAATTTCCATTCGTGGTTGTACTTTTAAAAAGGGAATCGGTAGAAGATGCAATATCGACGGAGTCCGGGTACCCTGTGGGCCGGCAGTGTACAGGATCTGCTATTTCCGAATTCTGGGCACTGACGGCCGCGCACTGCATCGAGAAGAAGTCTTCGCCAGCCTCGTATTATGTCTGGCACACAAATTTTACTTCAGCAACGGCGATACGCAAATTGTCTTCTTCGGTTCAGAAAATTTTTATACACCCCGCGTACAGTAAGCTGGTAAAACCAGATCGCTCAACCGAGGATTTTTTGAAGAATGATATAAGTTTGTTATTTGTCGACAAGATGACTTTAGCCAGCTATGGAAGACTGTTAGCGGTAGACCACTTGACTCTGATCGGACTCCCAGCGACGTACGTCGGAGGTGGTGACACGGGCAGCACAAAACCAGGAGACGATCAGCTCAGACCCCTGCAGGTCGGCGAGGGTGGGATCCAGCCGTGTTCAAAGACATCTGAGGCGAGTTACTTTATCTGTGTTGCTcctaaatgtgattttttagaacaaaaactatttttcggAGATACCGGCGGACCTTTGCTGTATAATGGTCGTATTATCGGAGTACTTTCTCTATTAGACCAGTTTAATAGTCTGTTTGCAGCGATCAGTCCTCATTTGAATTAG